The sequence below is a genomic window from Clostridia bacterium.
TTTTGCACAGAAGGTACAGGAACTGGCAGCCGGTGATCTGGCAAACATGGGACTGAAGATCATATCCTTTACGATCAGGGAAATTGCAGATAAGAACGGTTACCTTGAAAGTCTTGGTAAGGCGCAGATTGCAAGAGTTCAGAGAGATGCGGTTATAGGCCAGGCTGAAGCTAAAAGAGATGCAGATATAAAAAGCGCTGAAGCAATGCAGGCAGGTCAGACAGCCAAATTCCTGGCTGAGACAAAAGTAGCTGAAGCTAACAGGGATAAGGAAATGAAGGTTGCTGATTATCAGGCAGCCATTAATGAAAGAAAAGCTGAGTCTGATTTATCCTATGACAAGAAGAAGTATGTTATAGAGCAGGAAGTTCAAAAAGAGGCTATGCAGGTCGAAATAGTAAAGAAACAGAAGGAAATTGAACTTCAAGAACAAGAAGCTCTCAGGAAGGAAAAGGAACTGGAAGCTATAGTAAGGAAGCCTGCTGAAGCAGAGAGATTTAAGACGGAGGTGCAGGCTGAAGCCGATAGAGTAAGAAGATCAAAAGAAGCAGAAGGTCAATCTTATGCGATTAAGGCAGAAGGACTTGCAAAAGCTGAAGCAATAAGAGCAGCGGGTCTTGCAGAGGCCGAAATCATAAAGGCAAAGGGTGAAGCTGAGGCAGCGGCTATGGCAAAGAAGGCTGAAGCATACAAACAGTTTAATGATGCAGCTATGGTTCAGATGGTTATCGAGAAGCTTCCTGATATAGCGGCAGCTGTTGCACAGCCTCTTGCAAAAACCGAAAAGATAGTTATGATAGGGGATTCCGGCGCATCAAAGCTTACAAAAGATATTACAAGTGTAGTGGCACAGTTGCCGGAGACAGTAAAAAGCCTAACCGGGATAGACCTGACAGACATAATCAAGAATTACGCCGGAGTAAATAAAGAAAAGACTACAAAGGTAGATGTTGAATAATACCAAAAAATCGGGCCACTCTCACATGTGGCCTTTTTTTGTATATAGGAAAATATATGTTTTTTTTGCCGAAATATAGTATAATATGGTATCATTATATTGTAATAGTATTGTCTATAATAGAAATGTATAAAATGCAGTTATTGAAGTGAAATGCAATGCAGAGTAGTAGAGGCTATGAACGATGTATGTGCGCATTTATGTGCGGTGAAGGAGCTGGTTTGTTTGGCTGAAAAGAACAAAGTGGATATAAGGATTGCCGGAAAGGAATATACACTTGTCGGTTCAGAGTCTGATGAGTATATTCAGAAAGTTGGTTTATACATAGACAAAAAGATGAATGAAATAATGAGAATAAACAGCAAACTCAGTACCTCAATGGCAGCTGTACTCACTGCAATAAATGTTGCGGATGATTACTTCAAAGCGCATGAAAACGAGGGATACCTTAAGAAAGAGCTGAAAAAAGCAAGTGAGGAGCTTGAAAGGCTGCGGGAGGATAACAGAAGCCTTGTCAGTGAAAATTCCTCAATTAACAGCAAGGTTACCAGTTTGCAGCTTGAACTGGCAAAGAGAGAGGCTGAACTGAATGAGGTAAGAAAGGCAGGGAAATATAGAGCACAGCAGGAAGAGGAAGAATTCTGATTACTTAAGGCATAGTATACACAGATTGAAAAAGTCAGGCATATATTATGAGCTGTATACAGATGTAGCAACTTATTAATTAACCTAATATAATGTGAACAGGGGATGAAGGATATGAAAGATATGATGACTATAGGAGATTTTCTTACTATACTGGCAATCGTGTGTATGGTAGTTGTATGTACATATCTGGTAGTACTTATAAAAAATCTTAATGACAGTGTGAAGATAATAAAAAAGCTGTTGAAGGACAATAAAGACAATATTGATGCAACCTTAAAGGATATGCCGGTAATTTCGAAAAACCTTGTAGACGCGACCTCTACTGCTAAGAATGAACTGGAAACTGTGGGTAACGCAATAAACAGTATTAGTGAGACTGTAGAAATGACCGCGGCAGCGGCAAACAGTATAAAGTCAGGATTCTTCGGGAAACTGAAAAAAACGGTGGACTTTGTCAGTATGGCCGGGAAGGTACTGATTAATGATAAAAAAAGAGAAAGTATTAAGTAGGGCTAAAAAGTACGTTCAATACAGGGGGACGGTTTTGTTGTCTGGGCTTAAAGCCACACAGCAGAACCGTTTCTGTATTTCGTCTGCCTAAAGGAGTATTCAGCCATGAGGATGATATTTTTATTTATTGACGGTTTTGGGATTGGAGACAGAGACAGCAGCAAAAATCCTGTCTTTGCAGCCAGCACTCCAAATCTTGACTATATTTTCAGGAATCATCTGGTTATACCAACAGATGCTACTTTGGGTGTGGAGGGGCTGCCGCAGAGTGCTACTGGGCAGACTGCTATTTTTACCGGTGTAAATGCCTCGAGGATACTTGGAAGGCATTTGCATGGACAGCCCACGGAAACTCTTAAAAAAATCATATATGAAAACAACCTGTTTAAGGAGCTTCTGAAAATGGGTGTAAAGGTTACTAATTCCAACGTGTACCGTGAAGAATATCTGAAGAAAATGATTGATGACAGGGAACGCAGATACCGTCCCTCTGTCACTTCGGTTATGACGCTGTCAAGCACACTGGGCTTCAGAACGGTAAATGATTATAAAGAGGGCAAGGGAGTATATCATGATATAACAGGGAAAATTATTAAGGAGAGCGGGTATGATGTCGATCTGATTACACCTGTAGAAGCTGCTGAGCGCCTGTTTGGTATTAGCAGGGGTTATGATTTTACACTGTACGAGCATTTTATGACGGATATTATAGGACACTTGATGGATATGCCGCTTGCTGTTGCTGAAATAGAGCTTCTGGATAATTTTTTAGGGGGACTTCTTAAGCTCGTTGATCTCAAAGAGGATATAATAATTATTACGAGCGATCACGGGAATATTGAGGATATAAGTGTAAAAACACATACATATAACAGAGTACCAACAATTATCATGGGCAATATACCTGATAAAGCTATGTTGAAAATTGAATCACTGACGGATATAATGCCTGCAGTAATTGAGATATTCAAGGAGAGTAATAATGGACAAAAAAGTTGAGCTGCTTGCACCGGCCGGGGAATGGGATGCATTTGTAGCGGCGGTAGAAAATGGTGCGGATGCGGTTTATCTCGGAGGCAAGCTGTTTAATGCAAGACAGTTTGCGGGAAATTTTGATAACGAACAACTAAAGAAAGCAGTAGAATATGCACATATAAGAGATGTAAACGTATACCTGGCTTTAAATACGCTTATGTCCGACAGCGAACTTCCACAGGCGTTGGAATTCATTACCATGGCATACCTTATGGGAATTGATGGGGTTATTGTTCAGGATATCGGAGCAGCAGCTTTATTAAGAGAGGCTATTCCTGACCTTCCTCTACATGCCAGTACACAGATGACAATTTATAATCTGCAAGGGGTCAGGCTGCTCGAAAAAATGGGGTTCAGCAGAATAGTTCTTGCAAGGGAGCTTTCTCTGGATGAAATTTCCTATATATCGGCCAACACAAATCTCGAAATTGAGACATTTATTCATGGGGCTTTATGCATAAGCTACTCGGGACAATGCTTAATGAGCAGCATCATAGGAGGGAGGAGCGGCAACAGAGGCAAGTGTGCACAGCCTTGCAGGCTGCCGTATGAACTGAATAAGGATGGAAATTACCTTGAAGTTAAGGGGAAATACTTGCTAAGCCCTAAGGATATATGCTCCGTACATGAACTGAAAAGAATTATAGATGCGGGAGTAAAATCATTAAAAATAGAGGGCAGAATGAAAAACCCCGAATATGTTGCCACAGTTGTCAGAATTTATAGGAAATACATAGATGGAGCAATCAATAACGGTGGGAATATGAAGGTCAGTCAGGAGGATGAAAAAACTCTGGCACAGGTCT
It includes:
- a CDS encoding SPFH domain-containing protein, which codes for MNTPLIATFLIAGGAVAILFIMISVFVSRYVKVGPDEALIVSGRKKKMANGQVVGFRIVRGGATFVWPVLEVAKTISLRIMPLDVNSSAYTSQGVQVTVDGIAQVKIDSSQESIATAAEQFLSLKEEEIKRIATQTLEGHLRSIVGNLTVEEINQNRDAFAQKVQELAAGDLANMGLKIISFTIREIADKNGYLESLGKAQIARVQRDAVIGQAEAKRDADIKSAEAMQAGQTAKFLAETKVAEANRDKEMKVADYQAAINERKAESDLSYDKKKYVIEQEVQKEAMQVEIVKKQKEIELQEQEALRKEKELEAIVRKPAEAERFKTEVQAEADRVRRSKEAEGQSYAIKAEGLAKAEAIRAAGLAEAEIIKAKGEAEAAAMAKKAEAYKQFNDAAMVQMVIEKLPDIAAAVAQPLAKTEKIVMIGDSGASKLTKDITSVVAQLPETVKSLTGIDLTDIIKNYAGVNKEKTTKVDVE
- the zapA gene encoding cell division protein ZapA, with protein sequence MAEKNKVDIRIAGKEYTLVGSESDEYIQKVGLYIDKKMNEIMRINSKLSTSMAAVLTAINVADDYFKAHENEGYLKKELKKASEELERLREDNRSLVSENSSINSKVTSLQLELAKREAELNEVRKAGKYRAQQEEEEF
- a CDS encoding alkaline phosphatase family protein, translated to MRMIFLFIDGFGIGDRDSSKNPVFAASTPNLDYIFRNHLVIPTDATLGVEGLPQSATGQTAIFTGVNASRILGRHLHGQPTETLKKIIYENNLFKELLKMGVKVTNSNVYREEYLKKMIDDRERRYRPSVTSVMTLSSTLGFRTVNDYKEGKGVYHDITGKIIKESGYDVDLITPVEAAERLFGISRGYDFTLYEHFMTDIIGHLMDMPLAVAEIELLDNFLGGLLKLVDLKEDIIIITSDHGNIEDISVKTHTYNRVPTIIMGNIPDKAMLKIESLTDIMPAVIEIFKESNNGQKS